In a single window of the Rhodoferax saidenbachensis genome:
- a CDS encoding FMNH2-dependent alkanesulfonate monooxygenase produces the protein MKIFWFIPTHGDSRYLGTAEGARTVDHNYLKQIAQAADSLGYEGVLIPTGRSCEDPWVVASSLLPVTTRLKFLVAVRPGLHQPALAARMAATFDRLSGGRLLVNLVTGGDKAELEGDGVFLDHAERYEQSAEFIRIWREIITRSHTGEAYDFEGKHLSVKGAKLLYPSLQEPHPPVYFGGSSEAAHELAAEQVETYLTWGEPPADVAKKVADVRERAAKRGRTVSFGIRLHVIVRETEEKAWAAADDLISRLDDDTVIRAQSAFAKMDSEGQRRMAALHGSGKGIAPTLGTGVSSLPPEGALTSRGGPSTYRRDRASLEISPNLWAGVGLVRGGAGTALVGSPQNVAARIEEYAALGLDTFVLSGYPHLEEAYRFAELVFPLLSIDTQEKLTGGNVLGPFGEVVANNFVPKVSQS, from the coding sequence ATGAAAATTTTCTGGTTCATCCCCACCCACGGCGACAGCCGTTACCTGGGCACCGCTGAAGGTGCACGCACGGTCGACCACAACTACCTCAAGCAGATCGCGCAAGCGGCCGACAGCCTGGGTTACGAAGGTGTACTCATCCCCACCGGCCGTTCCTGCGAAGACCCCTGGGTGGTCGCTTCCAGCCTGCTGCCCGTGACCACGCGCCTGAAATTTTTGGTGGCGGTGCGCCCCGGCCTGCACCAGCCCGCGCTGGCGGCACGCATGGCGGCCACCTTTGACCGCCTCTCGGGCGGGCGCCTGCTGGTGAACCTGGTGACTGGCGGCGACAAGGCAGAACTGGAAGGCGACGGAGTGTTCCTGGACCACGCAGAGCGCTACGAACAAAGCGCCGAGTTCATCCGCATCTGGCGCGAAATCATTACGCGCAGCCATACCGGCGAAGCCTATGACTTTGAGGGCAAACACCTCTCCGTCAAGGGTGCCAAGTTGCTCTACCCGTCGCTGCAAGAGCCGCACCCGCCGGTGTACTTTGGTGGCTCGTCCGAGGCTGCCCACGAGCTGGCCGCCGAACAGGTCGAGACCTACCTGACCTGGGGCGAACCACCCGCTGATGTGGCGAAGAAAGTAGCTGATGTGCGCGAGCGCGCTGCCAAACGCGGCCGCACGGTGAGCTTCGGCATCCGCCTGCATGTGATCGTGCGCGAGACCGAGGAAAAAGCCTGGGCCGCCGCGGACGACCTGATCAGCCGCCTGGACGACGACACGGTGATCCGCGCGCAGAGCGCTTTCGCCAAGATGGACTCCGAAGGCCAGCGCCGCATGGCCGCGCTGCATGGCTCCGGCAAGGGCATCGCCCCCACGCTCGGCACTGGCGTGTCCTCGCTGCCCCCCGAGGGGGCGCTCACGTCTAGGGGCGGCCCGTCGACGTATCGGCGCGACCGCGCATCGCTGGAGATCAGCCCCAACCTGTGGGCGGGCGTGGGCCTGGTGCGTGGCGGTGCCGGCACAGCGCTGGTGGGCTCGCCGCAAAACGTGGCCGCACGTATTGAAGAGTACGCGGCGCTGGGCCTGGACACCTTTGTGCTGTCGGGCTACCCGCACCTGGAAGAAGCCTACCGTTTTGCCGAACTGGTGTTCCCGCTGCTGTCGATAGACACGCAAGAGAAGCTCACCGGTGGCAACGTGCTGGGCCCGTTTGGCGAAGTGGTGGCCAACAACTTCGTGCCCAAGGTTTCGCAGAGCTGA
- a CDS encoding GAF domain-containing protein translates to MIPAPIPSNEDDRLAALRELLILNTPPEQRFDRIVAFAAQEFDVPQALISLVDADRLWFKAKVGLDIEESTRSDSFCAHAILVDEPTVVLDARMDPRFADNPNVITGANIRFYAGAPLTLPSGQNVGTLCVFDQQPHEVDDVALAVLSVLRDLVVEELLRKKALA, encoded by the coding sequence ATGATCCCAGCACCCATCCCCAGCAACGAGGACGACCGCCTTGCGGCGCTGCGTGAGCTGCTGATTCTGAACACGCCGCCGGAGCAGCGGTTTGACCGCATCGTGGCATTTGCGGCGCAGGAGTTTGATGTGCCGCAGGCGTTGATCTCGCTGGTGGACGCGGACCGGCTGTGGTTCAAAGCCAAAGTCGGGTTGGATATTGAAGAGAGCACGCGCAGCGATTCGTTTTGCGCCCACGCCATTCTGGTGGACGAACCCACCGTGGTGCTGGACGCCCGGATGGACCCCCGGTTTGCCGACAACCCCAATGTGATCACGGGGGCCAATATCCGCTTTTATGCGGGGGCGCCGCTCACGCTGCCCTCGGGGCAAAACGTGGGCACGCTGTGTGTGTTTGACCAGCAGCCCCACGAGGTGGATGACGTGGCCCTGGCGGTGCTGAGCGTGCTGCGTGATCTGGTGGTGGAAGAACTGTTGCGCAAAAAGGCCCTGGCATGA
- a CDS encoding VOC family protein, producing the protein MTIHAIHHVQLPLGRVAQQAVRDFYNGLLGLLELPHPQRQALRFLAGDQRIDLVPDDSAHPTSPVSHLALEVVGLPGLRNRLLDAGYTLDESRPLPGHLRFYVQDPAGNGLEFLEPDDSQSQTV; encoded by the coding sequence ATGACCATCCACGCGATCCACCATGTGCAGTTGCCGCTGGGCCGCGTGGCGCAGCAGGCCGTACGCGATTTCTATAACGGCTTGCTGGGGCTGCTGGAGTTGCCCCACCCGCAGCGCCAGGCGCTGCGGTTTCTGGCGGGCGACCAGCGCATTGACCTGGTGCCCGACGACAGCGCACACCCCACGTCGCCGGTGTCGCACCTGGCGCTGGAAGTGGTGGGCCTGCCCGGCCTGCGCAACCGGCTGCTGGACGCCGGTTACACGCTGGACGAAAGCCGCCCGCTGCCAGGCCACCTGCGCTTTTATGTACAGGACCCAGCGGGCAACGGGCTGGAATTTCTCGAACCCGACGACTCACAGAGCCAAACCGTATGA
- a CDS encoding AraC family transcriptional regulator — MPILRPKLEIPISSPSLPAPLMFRSAHVPAEGVYPLHQHAWGEFVYSFSGVMEVKVAEHHFLAPPQYGLWLPPDLQHVGLNRKEAHHCSLYVSRPLCGALPATPCALTVSPLVRALLEHLRQLPTGAPNGEEDARLLQVLLDQLAVSPRAGSYLPSSEDPQLAAVLRLLQTNPGDNRALPELAHAVHTTERTLTRRCQRDLGMSLAEWRQRLRVVRAMPLLEAGQTVETIALDLGYGSASAFISMFKKLMGTTPDEYRKGVVGKAAAGA, encoded by the coding sequence ATGCCCATCCTGCGCCCCAAACTGGAAATACCCATCTCCAGCCCCAGCCTGCCCGCGCCCCTGATGTTCCGCAGCGCGCACGTGCCAGCCGAAGGCGTCTACCCGCTGCACCAGCACGCCTGGGGCGAGTTTGTGTATTCCTTCAGCGGCGTGATGGAGGTCAAGGTGGCCGAGCACCACTTTCTCGCCCCGCCGCAGTACGGCCTGTGGCTGCCGCCCGACCTGCAGCACGTGGGCCTGAACCGCAAGGAGGCACACCACTGCTCGCTCTATGTGAGCCGCCCGCTGTGCGGCGCCCTGCCCGCCACGCCCTGCGCGCTGACCGTTAGCCCCCTGGTGCGCGCCCTGCTGGAACACCTGCGCCAACTGCCCACCGGCGCCCCCAACGGGGAAGAAGATGCCCGCCTGCTGCAGGTGCTGCTGGACCAGTTGGCCGTTTCACCGCGCGCGGGCAGCTACCTGCCCAGCTCGGAAGACCCGCAACTGGCTGCCGTGCTGCGCCTGCTGCAGACCAACCCTGGCGACAACCGCGCCCTGCCCGAACTGGCCCACGCCGTACACACCACCGAACGCACCCTCACCCGCCGCTGCCAGCGCGACCTGGGCATGTCGCTCGCCGAATGGCGCCAACGCCTGCGCGTGGTGCGCGCCATGCCACTCTTGGAAGCCGGTCAGACCGTGGAAACGATTGCGCTGGATTTGGGCTACGGCAGTGCGTCGGCCTTTATCAGCATGTTCAAGAAGCTGATGGGGACTACGCCGGATGAGTATCGGAAGGGGGTGGTGGGGAAGGCGGCTGCGGGGGCTTAG
- a CDS encoding sulfonate ABC transporter substrate-binding protein, protein MNAGRRSLLQLLAVTAGAWSLSGPITGGSAWAQSAGSGKAPELLRIGYQKSAANLVILKQQGALEKRFPQTKVSWIEFPAGPQLLEALAVGALEFGLTGDAPPVFAQAADKDLVYVGAEPPKPDSSAILVLKDSPLRTLADLKGKKVAVQKGSSAHYLVVRALEKANLKWSDITPIYLAPADARAAFERQSVDAWAIWDPFYAATELAIQPRALATGRGLSGNNSFYLASKPFATQHPEAITALFEELTNADRFAQEHRPEAIKLIADFSGLDAGVVSLFLQRRPRSPVGLLGANTIADQQRVADAFHGLGLIPKPVRVSQIVWQPPSVRTTTTTIPVKP, encoded by the coding sequence TTGAACGCCGGTCGCCGTTCGCTGCTGCAGTTGCTGGCGGTGACGGCAGGCGCCTGGAGTCTGTCCGGCCCCATCACCGGCGGCAGCGCCTGGGCCCAGTCTGCCGGCAGCGGCAAGGCGCCCGAGCTGCTGCGCATTGGTTACCAAAAGTCGGCCGCCAACCTGGTGATCCTCAAACAGCAGGGCGCGCTGGAAAAACGCTTCCCACAAACCAAGGTGAGCTGGATCGAGTTTCCCGCCGGGCCGCAGTTGCTCGAAGCCCTGGCCGTCGGTGCGCTGGAGTTTGGCTTGACCGGTGACGCCCCGCCCGTCTTCGCCCAGGCTGCCGACAAGGACCTGGTCTACGTGGGCGCAGAGCCACCCAAGCCCGACAGCTCCGCCATCCTGGTGCTCAAGGACTCGCCACTGCGCACCCTGGCCGACCTCAAGGGCAAGAAGGTTGCCGTGCAAAAGGGGTCGAGTGCGCACTACCTGGTGGTGCGTGCGCTGGAGAAGGCCAACCTGAAGTGGAGTGACATCACCCCCATCTACCTGGCCCCCGCCGATGCGCGCGCCGCGTTTGAACGCCAGAGTGTGGACGCCTGGGCCATCTGGGACCCGTTTTACGCCGCCACCGAGCTGGCCATCCAGCCACGCGCACTGGCCACCGGGCGCGGCCTGTCGGGCAACAACTCGTTTTACCTGGCCTCCAAACCGTTTGCCACGCAGCACCCCGAAGCCATAACCGCGCTGTTTGAAGAACTCACCAACGCCGACCGTTTTGCGCAAGAGCACCGGCCAGAAGCGATCAAGCTGATTGCCGATTTCAGCGGCCTGGACGCGGGTGTGGTGAGCCTGTTTCTGCAACGCCGCCCGCGCTCGCCCGTGGGCCTGCTGGGTGCCAACACGATTGCCGACCAGCAGCGTGTGGCAGACGCCTTCCACGGCCTGGGCCTGATCCCCAAACCCGTGCGGGTGTCGCAAATCGTCTGGCAACCGCCGTCGGTGCGCACCACGACCACAACCATCCCCGTCAAACCCTGA
- a CDS encoding sulfonate ABC transporter substrate-binding protein: protein MTLKTALNRRQLLATAAASTALLGTGSVFAQSAQRTLRIGNQKGWLSILKGRGTLEKRLAPLGVNVTWTEFNAGPVQLEALNVGSIDFGDVGEAPPIFAQAAGAPLVYAGATVPRPKLEAIVVPKDSAIKTVADLKGKRVAYNKGSNVQYFLVKLLEKNGLKYSDVQSIFLAPADARAAFEKGAVDAWIIWDPFLAAAQKTLDARLLADASGVVNNRQYYFTSRDFATKNPDVLKIAIEEINAIDTWVSKNKAAAATELSAVLGLSKEVTELYVNRAAYGTSVVTRDILAEQQVIADTFFELKLIPRKLNLLHAAPVDLG from the coding sequence ATGACCCTGAAAACTGCCCTGAACCGCCGCCAGTTGTTGGCCACCGCCGCTGCCTCGACTGCCCTGTTGGGCACGGGCAGTGTCTTCGCACAAAGCGCCCAGCGCACGCTGCGCATCGGTAACCAAAAAGGCTGGCTGTCCATCCTGAAGGGCCGCGGCACACTCGAAAAGCGCCTGGCCCCGCTGGGCGTGAACGTGACCTGGACCGAGTTCAATGCCGGCCCGGTGCAGCTCGAAGCGCTCAACGTCGGCTCCATCGACTTTGGTGACGTGGGCGAAGCGCCCCCCATCTTTGCCCAGGCCGCAGGTGCACCGCTGGTCTACGCCGGCGCCACCGTGCCACGGCCGAAGCTCGAAGCCATCGTGGTGCCCAAGGACTCGGCCATCAAGACCGTGGCCGACCTCAAAGGCAAACGCGTGGCCTACAACAAGGGCTCCAACGTGCAGTACTTCCTCGTCAAGCTGCTGGAGAAAAACGGCCTGAAATACAGCGACGTGCAGTCCATCTTCCTGGCACCAGCCGACGCGCGCGCCGCGTTTGAAAAAGGCGCCGTCGACGCATGGATCATCTGGGACCCGTTCCTCGCCGCCGCACAAAAAACGCTGGACGCCCGCCTTCTGGCCGACGCTTCTGGTGTTGTGAACAACCGGCAGTATTACTTCACCTCGCGCGACTTCGCCACCAAGAATCCCGACGTGCTGAAGATCGCCATCGAAGAAATCAACGCCATCGACACCTGGGTCTCCAAAAATAAGGCGGCCGCCGCCACAGAGCTCTCCGCCGTGCTGGGACTGAGCAAGGAGGTGACCGAGCTGTACGTCAACCGCGCGGCCTACGGCACGTCCGTGGTCACCCGCGACATCCTGGCCGAGCAGCAGGTGATTGCCGACACCTTCTTCGAACTCAAGCTGATCCCCCGAAAACTTAACCTGCTGCACGCCGCACCGGTGGACCTGGGCTAA
- a CDS encoding DMT family transporter, translating into MDTRKALDSQAIGCMLVLCALWALQQVTLKATAQDIAPIFLIGLRSGVAAFLVWLVMLWRGERLGLHDGSWRPGLLVGLLFGLEFMLVGEGLRHTSASHMVVFLYTAPIFAALGLHWRLPAERLGVVQWLGIALAFGGITMAFFGRTQPTAPAPGNMLWGDFLGLLGGMAWGATTMVVRCSRLSSAPATQTLLYQLVCACVLLLGAALFTGQTNIHFTPQVWANLAFHTLVVSFASFLVWFWLLRHYLASRLGVFSFMTPLFGIVFGAWFLDEPIEMSFVLGAVPVLFGIVLVSGGASVTQWWARLRLQMG; encoded by the coding sequence ATGGACACCCGCAAAGCCCTCGACTCCCAGGCCATTGGCTGCATGCTGGTGCTGTGCGCGTTGTGGGCCCTGCAGCAGGTGACGCTCAAGGCCACGGCGCAAGACATTGCGCCCATCTTCCTGATCGGCCTGCGCTCCGGCGTGGCCGCGTTTCTGGTCTGGCTGGTGATGCTGTGGCGCGGTGAGCGCCTGGGCCTGCACGATGGCAGCTGGCGCCCCGGCCTGCTGGTGGGCCTGCTGTTCGGGCTGGAGTTCATGCTGGTGGGCGAAGGGCTGCGCCACACCAGTGCCTCACATATGGTGGTTTTCCTTTACACCGCGCCCATCTTCGCGGCGCTGGGTCTGCACTGGCGCCTGCCGGCCGAGCGGCTGGGCGTGGTGCAGTGGCTGGGCATCGCGTTGGCGTTTGGTGGTATCACCATGGCCTTCTTCGGCCGCACCCAGCCCACGGCGCCTGCGCCGGGCAATATGTTGTGGGGCGACTTTTTGGGTCTGCTGGGCGGCATGGCCTGGGGCGCCACCACCATGGTGGTGCGCTGTTCGCGCCTGTCCAGCGCGCCGGCCACACAAACGCTGCTGTACCAACTGGTCTGCGCCTGCGTGCTGCTGCTAGGCGCCGCGCTGTTCACCGGCCAAACCAACATCCACTTCACCCCCCAGGTCTGGGCCAACCTGGCTTTCCACACGCTGGTGGTGTCGTTCGCAAGTTTTCTGGTCTGGTTCTGGCTGCTGCGCCACTACCTGGCGTCACGCCTGGGCGTGTTCTCGTTCATGACGCCGCTGTTCGGCATTGTCTTTGGCGCGTGGTTCCTGGACGAGCCGATTGAAATGAGCTTTGTGCTGGGCGCGGTCCCGGTGTTGTTCGGGATTGTGCTGGTCAGTGGCGGCGCCTCGGTGACGCAATGGTGGGCGCGGTTGCGGCTGCAGATGGGTTGA
- the ssuE gene encoding NADPH-dependent FMN reductase yields the protein MSVLLIAGSPSERSRTAALLEAAGQRLQTRGALVDRLRVRDLSPQALLLADFGHRSISQAIGQVAQAQVIVVATPVYKAAYSGVLKVFLDVLPQDAFKGKTVLPLATGGSPHHMLALDYALRPVLQALGSKHILSGIYATDAQVTLSPEGSYHVDAAIGARLDEAVHGIVTETLQPALAHAGRFAPVHFSQVRCSV from the coding sequence ATGTCTGTCCTCCTGATTGCCGGTAGCCCTTCCGAGCGCTCGCGTACCGCAGCGCTACTGGAAGCGGCAGGCCAGCGCCTGCAAACCCGCGGCGCCCTGGTGGACCGGCTGCGGGTGCGCGATCTGTCTCCCCAGGCGCTCTTGCTGGCCGACTTTGGCCACCGCTCCATCAGCCAGGCCATTGGCCAGGTGGCACAGGCCCAGGTGATCGTGGTGGCCACGCCGGTGTACAAGGCAGCCTACAGCGGCGTGCTCAAAGTGTTTCTGGACGTGTTGCCGCAAGACGCGTTCAAGGGCAAGACGGTGTTGCCGCTGGCCACAGGTGGCAGCCCACACCACATGCTGGCGCTGGACTATGCGTTGCGCCCGGTGCTGCAGGCACTGGGCTCCAAGCACATCCTCTCCGGCATCTACGCCACCGACGCGCAGGTCACCCTGTCGCCCGAAGGCAGCTACCACGTGGATGCCGCCATTGGCGCACGGCTGGACGAAGCGGTGCACGGCATCGTGACCGAAACCCTGCAACCCGCACTGGCCCACGCCGGACGGTTTGCACCGGTGCATTTTTCGCAAGTGCGATGTAGCGTCTAA
- a CDS encoding sulfate ABC transporter substrate-binding protein: MAHRRPLLKFALAAALASTALVAGAQPKPVELLNVSYDPTRELYVEFNAAFAKHWKAKTGQDVTIKQSHGGSGKQARSIIDGLDADVATLALAGDTDAVARNGGWINTDWQKRLPHNSSPYTSTIVLAVREGNPKKIKDWDDLIRPDIKVITPNPKTSGGARWNYLAAWEFAKRKFGSDAKAKEFVAKLFANVPILDTGARGSTITFAQRNQGDVLIAWENEAYLLEKEFGAKFDVVAPSLSILAEPAVAVVDKNVDKKGTRTVATAYLEYLYTEEGQDIAGKNFYRPAISAKAQAKYAKQFPKINLFTIDQAFGGWDKADKEHFADGGSFDQIYTKK; the protein is encoded by the coding sequence ATGGCCCACCGCCGCCCTCTTTTGAAGTTTGCCCTTGCCGCCGCCCTGGCCAGCACCGCGCTGGTCGCCGGTGCACAGCCCAAGCCGGTTGAGTTGCTTAACGTGTCGTACGACCCGACGCGCGAGCTGTATGTCGAATTCAACGCCGCGTTCGCCAAACATTGGAAAGCCAAGACCGGCCAGGACGTGACCATCAAGCAAAGCCACGGTGGATCCGGCAAACAGGCCCGCTCCATCATTGACGGCCTGGACGCTGACGTGGCCACACTGGCACTGGCCGGTGACACCGACGCCGTGGCGCGCAACGGTGGCTGGATCAACACCGACTGGCAAAAACGCCTGCCCCACAACTCTTCGCCCTATACCTCCACCATCGTGTTGGCCGTGCGTGAAGGCAACCCCAAGAAAATCAAGGACTGGGATGACCTGATCCGCCCCGACATCAAGGTCATCACGCCCAACCCCAAGACCTCTGGCGGCGCCCGCTGGAACTACCTGGCAGCCTGGGAATTTGCCAAGCGCAAGTTCGGCTCTGACGCCAAGGCCAAGGAATTCGTGGCCAAGCTGTTTGCCAACGTGCCGATTCTGGACACTGGCGCACGCGGCTCCACCATCACCTTTGCCCAGCGCAACCAGGGCGATGTGCTGATCGCCTGGGAAAACGAAGCCTATTTGCTGGAAAAGGAATTCGGCGCCAAGTTTGACGTGGTCGCACCGTCCCTCTCCATCCTGGCCGAACCCGCTGTGGCCGTGGTCGACAAGAACGTAGACAAGAAGGGCACACGCACTGTCGCCACCGCCTACCTGGAGTACCTGTACACCGAAGAAGGCCAGGACATCGCTGGCAAGAACTTCTACCGCCCCGCCATCTCGGCCAAGGCACAAGCCAAGTACGCCAAGCAGTTCCCCAAGATCAACCTGTTCACCATCGACCAGGCCTTTGGCGGCTGGGACAAGGCGGACAAGGAACACTTTGCCGACGGCGGCAGCTTTGACCAGATCTACACCAAGAAGTAA